In Kryptolebias marmoratus isolate JLee-2015 linkage group LG20, ASM164957v2, whole genome shotgun sequence, a genomic segment contains:
- the si:ch211-188c16.1 gene encoding FYN-binding protein 1 isoform X3: protein MDEDGPIDFKALRAKFQKEGLLSQWKTSRPAVAEKPKHILSPGGHCSSLTSPSSQPANGDGTAMQSLRGRNMPLVLPVLPLKDQRMDITTEREHKLELEPGKEVSPQNKFKKRGMLLPFKSVKATKVSAEDGEGPAGLTNRSCSSPGELPSAEKQGTEDRVSVQSEHAASEHSPSSPEILISPPPSESHVDSGNSNVSTVERTKKKFSRRQMLISAKTKILRSPDKTFPSPLKNPDSLGTNVLVPPAVCLPHLACISARPFSKASSSPWKPAFDFQLVREKVEQLSARTAELNPPNSPLKKPLPELGMLGPMPAKPSRPPVVDITAYLSLTVKGAPSGQCQTPHKECSEPTFTSNPVLDAPQFPEFENSEVEPAVGEAVDIAALDLEALDIVCSDVKTPIQFEEAGRGAPEPDRSVQEPAETCEISVVRDLNLGSPNIIPLDPACFPEPINLSEFPELPLPEQQSQSDVLAVDTFANSYETDVGTAESQSLPEETELRSHTSNDEIQTHLKEYQQDNHNETSDDVYEEVESINKFISGQISTKQRSKLKNPYADNHPMKEEVYVNRRPRHPWGSITGEHAAHAAHRAHSKEQSSPNSAVYKDQRKREKQRLEKERKEQKEREKKENEMKKKFKVTGSEEPLYHAKVMVASKVRKNDLPVKSGDTVSIIRTTNCPKGKWLAQDANHKYGYISVMNVELNIKEMLELGKKAQTAGRGGNVEADTISIGSRSSTYPVLTSSFCFSSVTDDSEEWAYEDDTLSPSSESHIPPQQTASEPEMSYVPVDAQQTLSDANLEDLHTQIRHEALQKLAFFLQANKNETGDVSVGGGATPKYRIPHPSLLTISKLLSFTLIIGEGRRGSSQITLRAPQSKHCSGALVKWKTASLLSALSNPETSRCCIFHRQQFKVDVTFVSACFLSRLLVRR, encoded by the exons ATGGACGAG gaTGGACCAATTGACTTCAAGGCATTGAGAGCAAAATTTCAGAAAGAGGGCCTTCTGTCTCAATGGAAAACCAGTCGACCAGCCGTTGCTGAAAAGCCCAAACACATCCTGTCTCCTGGAGGACACTGCAGCTCGTTG ACTTCTCCCTCATCTCAGCCAGCTAATGGAGATGGCACAGCAATGCAATCCCTCAGAGGTAGAAACATGCCTTTGGTGCTGCCGGTCCTGCCTTTAAAAGATCAGAGGATGGATATAACAACTGAAAGGGAGCACAAACTGGAACTGGAACCAGGAAAAGAAGTCTCTCCACAGAATAAATTTAAGAAGAGAGGTATGCTGCTTCCTTTTAAGTCCGTTAAAGCAACAAAAGTCAGTGCAGAAGATGGAGAGGGGCCCGCTGGTTTGACTAACAGGTCCTGTAGTTCTCCTGGTGAATTGCCCTCAGCGGAAAAACAAGGTACAGAAGACAGAGTCTCGGTTCAAAGTGAGCATGCAGCCTCCGAGCACTCCCCCTCTAGTCCTGAAATCTTAATCAGCCCCCCTCCTTCAGAGTCTCACGTTGACTCGGGCAACAGTAATGTTAGCACGGTGGAGAGGACCAAGAAGAAGTTCTCACGGCGGCAGATGCTAATTTCTgccaaaacaaagattttgcgcTCCCCTGACAAGACATTTCCTTCACCTCTGAAGAACCCTGACAGCCTTGGTACCAATGTGCTCGTACCCCCAGCCGTGTGTCTTCCACACCTGGCTTGTATTTCTGCACGACCGTTTTCCAAAGCCAGCAGCTCTCCATGGA AGCCAGCGTTTGATTTTCAGCTGGTAAGAGAAAAGGTTGAACAACTATCAGCGAGAACTGCTGAACTTAATCCACCAAATAGTCCCTTAAAAAAGCCCTTACCAGAATTAGGGATGCTTGGACCGATGCCAGCAAAGCCCTCCAGACCACCTGTAGTAGATATCACCGCTTATCTCTCACTCACAGTTAAAG gtgcgCCAAGTGGTCAGTGCCAAACACCACATAAAGAATGTTCTGAGCCCACATTCACCTCCAACCCTGTGCTTGATGCCCCACAGTTTCCAGAGTTTGAAAACTCAGAGGTGGAACCTGCGGTGGGTGAAGCTGTAGACATTGCTGCATTAGACCTTGAAGCTCTCGACATAGTTTGCTCTGACGTTAAAACGCCCATCCAGTTTGAGGAAGCAGGTCGTGGGGCTCCAGAGCCTGACCGGTCAGTTCAGGAACCTGCAGAGACCTGTGAGATCTCTGTCGTCCGTGATCTGAATCTAGGCAGCCCAAACATAATTCCCCTTGATCCGGCCTGCTTCCCTGAACCAATTAACCTGTCGGAGTTTCCAGAGCTACCTCTACCAGAGCAGCAGTCCCAGAGCGACGTGTTAGCTGTAGATACGTTTGCTAACTCCTATGAGACTGATGTGGGGACTGCTGAGAGCCAGTCTTTACCAGAGGAAACTGAGCTCAGGAGTCATACATCGAACGATGAGATTCAAACCCATCTGAA AGAATACCAGCAGGACAACCACAATGAAACATCTGACGATGTGTACGAAGAGGTTGAGAGCATCAATAAATTCATCTCAGGCCAGATTTCAACCAAACAGAGAAGCAAATTGAAAA ATCCGTATGCTGACAACCACCCTATG AAGGAGGAGGTGTACGTTAACAGACGGCCGCGGCATCCATG GGGCAGCATAACAGGCGAACATGCTGCTCACGCGGCCCACCGTGCCCACAG CAAGGAACAGTCCAGCCCCAACTCTGCGGTCTATAAAGACCAGAGGAAGAGGGAGAAACAGCGGctggagaaggagaggaaggagcaaaaagagagagaaaagaaggagaatgaaatgaaaaagaagttCAAA GTGACGGGGAGTGAAGAGCCTCTGTACCACGCCAAGGTGATGGTGGCCAGTAAAGTTCGCAAGAATGACCTGCCTGTGAAGAGCGGGGACACGGTCAGCATCATCCGGACCACCAACTGTCCCAAAGGCAAATGGCTGGCCCAGGATGCCAACCACAAGT ATGGGTATATTTCAGTGATGAACGTGGAGCTAAATATAAAAGAGATGCTGGAACTCGGCAAAAAGGCTCAAACAGCCGGACGAGGAGGCAACGTGGAGGCAGATACCATCAGTATTGGGAGCag ATCCTCAACCTACCCCGTTCTAACAAGCAGTT tttgtttttcctcagtcaCAGATGACAGTGAGGAGTGGGCCTATGAGGACGACACCCTCTCTCCTTCCAGTGAAAGCCA CATTCCTCCTCAGCAGACTGCTTCAGAGCCTGAGATGT CATATGTTCCTGTGGACGCCCAGCAAACGCTGAGCGACGCCAACCTGGAAGACCTGCACACACA GATCAGACACGAAGCCCTGCAGAAACTGGCCTTCTTCCTCCAAGCCAACAAAAATGAAACCGGCGACGTCTCTGTTGGTGGAGGAGCAACTCCAAAGTACCGTATTCCTCATCCCTCGCTTCTCACAATATCTAAG CTTCTGTCATTCACACTGATAATAGGTGAAGGTAGACGAGGGTCCTCACAGATCACCCTACGGGCTCCACAGTCTAAACACTGCTCGGGGGCTCTGGTGAAATGGAAAACGGCTTcacttttatctgctttaagTAACCCGGAGACGAGCCGGTGCTGCATATTTCACAGACAGCAGTTCAAAGTTGATGTGACATTTGtatctgcttgttttttatctAGACTTCTTGTGCGCCGTTGA
- the si:ch211-188c16.1 gene encoding FYN-binding protein 1 isoform X7: MDEDGPIDFKALRAKFQKEGLLSQWKTSRPAVAEKPKHILSPGGHCSSLVSGTNAAEESNPPVVPRVFFRDGLRSSGGKQSISFSPQQTSPSSQPANGDGTAMQSLRGRNMPLVLPVLPLKDQRMDITTEREHKLELEPGKEVSPQNKFKKRGMLLPFKSVKATKVSAEDGEGPAGLTNRSCSSPGELPSAEKQGTEDRVSVQSEHAASEHSPSSPEILISPPPSESHVDSGNSNVSTVERTKKKFSRRQMLISAKTKILRSPDKTFPSPLKNPDSLGTNVLVPPAVCLPHLACISARPFSKASSSPWKPAFDFQLVREKVEQLSARTAELNPPNSPLKKPLPELGMLGPMPAKPSRPPVVDITAYLSLTVKGAPSGQCQTPHKECSEPTFTSNPVLDAPQFPEFENSEVEPAVGEAVDIAALDLEALDIVCSDVKTPIQFEEAGRGAPEPDRSVQEPAETCEISVVRDLNLGSPNIIPLDPACFPEPINLSEFPELPLPEQQSQSDVLAVDTFANSYETDVGTAESQSLPEETELRSHTSNDEIQTHLKEYQQDNHNETSDDVYEEVESINKFISGQISTKQRSKLKNPYADNHPMKEEVYVNRRPRHPWGSITGEHAAHAAHRAHSKEQSSPNSAVYKDQRKREKQRLEKERKEQKEREKKENEMKKKFKVTGSEEPLYHAKVMVASKVRKNDLPVKSGDTVSIIRTTNCPKGKWLAQDANHKYGYISVMNVELNIKEMLELGKKAQTAGRGGNVEADTISIGSRSSTYPVLTSSFCFSSVTDDSEEWAYEDDTLSPSSESHIPPQQTASEPEMSYVPVDAQQTLSDANLEDLHTQIRHEALQKLAFFLQANKNETGDVSVGGGATPKLLVRR, from the exons ATGGACGAG gaTGGACCAATTGACTTCAAGGCATTGAGAGCAAAATTTCAGAAAGAGGGCCTTCTGTCTCAATGGAAAACCAGTCGACCAGCCGTTGCTGAAAAGCCCAAACACATCCTGTCTCCTGGAGGACACTGCAGCTCGTTGGTGAGTGGTACTAACGCAGCTGAAGAAAGCAACCCACCAGTGGTTCCCCGTGTCTTCTTCAGAGATGGTCTTCGATCATCTGGAGGCAAGCAATCGATTTCCTTTTCACCTCAGCAGACTTCTCCCTCATCTCAGCCAGCTAATGGAGATGGCACAGCAATGCAATCCCTCAGAGGTAGAAACATGCCTTTGGTGCTGCCGGTCCTGCCTTTAAAAGATCAGAGGATGGATATAACAACTGAAAGGGAGCACAAACTGGAACTGGAACCAGGAAAAGAAGTCTCTCCACAGAATAAATTTAAGAAGAGAGGTATGCTGCTTCCTTTTAAGTCCGTTAAAGCAACAAAAGTCAGTGCAGAAGATGGAGAGGGGCCCGCTGGTTTGACTAACAGGTCCTGTAGTTCTCCTGGTGAATTGCCCTCAGCGGAAAAACAAGGTACAGAAGACAGAGTCTCGGTTCAAAGTGAGCATGCAGCCTCCGAGCACTCCCCCTCTAGTCCTGAAATCTTAATCAGCCCCCCTCCTTCAGAGTCTCACGTTGACTCGGGCAACAGTAATGTTAGCACGGTGGAGAGGACCAAGAAGAAGTTCTCACGGCGGCAGATGCTAATTTCTgccaaaacaaagattttgcgcTCCCCTGACAAGACATTTCCTTCACCTCTGAAGAACCCTGACAGCCTTGGTACCAATGTGCTCGTACCCCCAGCCGTGTGTCTTCCACACCTGGCTTGTATTTCTGCACGACCGTTTTCCAAAGCCAGCAGCTCTCCATGGA AGCCAGCGTTTGATTTTCAGCTGGTAAGAGAAAAGGTTGAACAACTATCAGCGAGAACTGCTGAACTTAATCCACCAAATAGTCCCTTAAAAAAGCCCTTACCAGAATTAGGGATGCTTGGACCGATGCCAGCAAAGCCCTCCAGACCACCTGTAGTAGATATCACCGCTTATCTCTCACTCACAGTTAAAG gtgcgCCAAGTGGTCAGTGCCAAACACCACATAAAGAATGTTCTGAGCCCACATTCACCTCCAACCCTGTGCTTGATGCCCCACAGTTTCCAGAGTTTGAAAACTCAGAGGTGGAACCTGCGGTGGGTGAAGCTGTAGACATTGCTGCATTAGACCTTGAAGCTCTCGACATAGTTTGCTCTGACGTTAAAACGCCCATCCAGTTTGAGGAAGCAGGTCGTGGGGCTCCAGAGCCTGACCGGTCAGTTCAGGAACCTGCAGAGACCTGTGAGATCTCTGTCGTCCGTGATCTGAATCTAGGCAGCCCAAACATAATTCCCCTTGATCCGGCCTGCTTCCCTGAACCAATTAACCTGTCGGAGTTTCCAGAGCTACCTCTACCAGAGCAGCAGTCCCAGAGCGACGTGTTAGCTGTAGATACGTTTGCTAACTCCTATGAGACTGATGTGGGGACTGCTGAGAGCCAGTCTTTACCAGAGGAAACTGAGCTCAGGAGTCATACATCGAACGATGAGATTCAAACCCATCTGAA AGAATACCAGCAGGACAACCACAATGAAACATCTGACGATGTGTACGAAGAGGTTGAGAGCATCAATAAATTCATCTCAGGCCAGATTTCAACCAAACAGAGAAGCAAATTGAAAA ATCCGTATGCTGACAACCACCCTATG AAGGAGGAGGTGTACGTTAACAGACGGCCGCGGCATCCATG GGGCAGCATAACAGGCGAACATGCTGCTCACGCGGCCCACCGTGCCCACAG CAAGGAACAGTCCAGCCCCAACTCTGCGGTCTATAAAGACCAGAGGAAGAGGGAGAAACAGCGGctggagaaggagaggaaggagcaaaaagagagagaaaagaaggagaatgaaatgaaaaagaagttCAAA GTGACGGGGAGTGAAGAGCCTCTGTACCACGCCAAGGTGATGGTGGCCAGTAAAGTTCGCAAGAATGACCTGCCTGTGAAGAGCGGGGACACGGTCAGCATCATCCGGACCACCAACTGTCCCAAAGGCAAATGGCTGGCCCAGGATGCCAACCACAAGT ATGGGTATATTTCAGTGATGAACGTGGAGCTAAATATAAAAGAGATGCTGGAACTCGGCAAAAAGGCTCAAACAGCCGGACGAGGAGGCAACGTGGAGGCAGATACCATCAGTATTGGGAGCag ATCCTCAACCTACCCCGTTCTAACAAGCAGTT tttgtttttcctcagtcaCAGATGACAGTGAGGAGTGGGCCTATGAGGACGACACCCTCTCTCCTTCCAGTGAAAGCCA CATTCCTCCTCAGCAGACTGCTTCAGAGCCTGAGATGT CATATGTTCCTGTGGACGCCCAGCAAACGCTGAGCGACGCCAACCTGGAAGACCTGCACACACA GATCAGACACGAAGCCCTGCAGAAACTGGCCTTCTTCCTCCAAGCCAACAAAAATGAAACCGGCGACGTCTCTGTTGGTGGAGGAGCAACTCCAAA ACTTCTTGTGCGCCGTTGA
- the si:ch211-188c16.1 gene encoding FYN-binding protein 1 isoform X2, with the protein MDEDGPIDFKALRAKFQKEGLLSQWKTSRPAVAEKPKHILSPGGHCSSLVSGTNAAEESNPPVVPRVFFRDGLRSSGGKQSISFSPQQTSPSSQPANGDGTAMQSLRGRNMPLVLPVLPLKDQRMDITTEREHKLELEPGKEVSPQNKFKKRGMLLPFKSVKATKVSAEDGEGPAGLTNRSCSSPGELPSAEKQGTEDRVSVQSEHAASEHSPSSPEILISPPPSESHVDSGNSNVSTVERTKKKFSRRQMLISAKTKILRSPDKTFPSPLKNPDSLGTNVLVPPAVCLPHLACISARPFSKASSSPWKPAFDFQLVREKVEQLSARTAELNPPNSPLKKPLPELGMLGPMPAKPSRPPVVDITAYLSLTVKGAPSGQCQTPHKECSEPTFTSNPVLDAPQFPEFENSEVEPAVGEAVDIAALDLEALDIVCSDVKTPIQFEEAGRGAPEPDRSVQEPAETCEISVVRDLNLGSPNIIPLDPACFPEPINLSEFPELPLPEQQSQSDVLAVDTFANSYETDVGTAESQSLPEETELRSHTSNDEIQTHLKEYQQDNHNETSDDVYEEVESINKFISGQISTKQRSKLKNPYADNHPMKEEVYVNRRPRHPWGSITGEHAAHAAHRAHSKEQSSPNSAVYKDQRKREKQRLEKERKEQKEREKKENEMKKKFKVTGSEEPLYHAKVMVASKVRKNDLPVKSGDTVSIIRTTNCPKGKWLAQDANHKYGYISVMNVELNIKEMLELGKKAQTAGRGGNVEADTISIGSRSSTYPVLTSSFTDDSEEWAYEDDTLSPSSESHIPPQQTASEPEMSYVPVDAQQTLSDANLEDLHTQIRHEALQKLAFFLQANKNETGDVSVGGGATPKYRIPHPSLLTISKLLSFTLIIGEGRRGSSQITLRAPQSKHCSGALVKWKTASLLSALSNPETSRCCIFHRQQFKVDVTFVSACFLSRLLVRR; encoded by the exons ATGGACGAG gaTGGACCAATTGACTTCAAGGCATTGAGAGCAAAATTTCAGAAAGAGGGCCTTCTGTCTCAATGGAAAACCAGTCGACCAGCCGTTGCTGAAAAGCCCAAACACATCCTGTCTCCTGGAGGACACTGCAGCTCGTTGGTGAGTGGTACTAACGCAGCTGAAGAAAGCAACCCACCAGTGGTTCCCCGTGTCTTCTTCAGAGATGGTCTTCGATCATCTGGAGGCAAGCAATCGATTTCCTTTTCACCTCAGCAGACTTCTCCCTCATCTCAGCCAGCTAATGGAGATGGCACAGCAATGCAATCCCTCAGAGGTAGAAACATGCCTTTGGTGCTGCCGGTCCTGCCTTTAAAAGATCAGAGGATGGATATAACAACTGAAAGGGAGCACAAACTGGAACTGGAACCAGGAAAAGAAGTCTCTCCACAGAATAAATTTAAGAAGAGAGGTATGCTGCTTCCTTTTAAGTCCGTTAAAGCAACAAAAGTCAGTGCAGAAGATGGAGAGGGGCCCGCTGGTTTGACTAACAGGTCCTGTAGTTCTCCTGGTGAATTGCCCTCAGCGGAAAAACAAGGTACAGAAGACAGAGTCTCGGTTCAAAGTGAGCATGCAGCCTCCGAGCACTCCCCCTCTAGTCCTGAAATCTTAATCAGCCCCCCTCCTTCAGAGTCTCACGTTGACTCGGGCAACAGTAATGTTAGCACGGTGGAGAGGACCAAGAAGAAGTTCTCACGGCGGCAGATGCTAATTTCTgccaaaacaaagattttgcgcTCCCCTGACAAGACATTTCCTTCACCTCTGAAGAACCCTGACAGCCTTGGTACCAATGTGCTCGTACCCCCAGCCGTGTGTCTTCCACACCTGGCTTGTATTTCTGCACGACCGTTTTCCAAAGCCAGCAGCTCTCCATGGA AGCCAGCGTTTGATTTTCAGCTGGTAAGAGAAAAGGTTGAACAACTATCAGCGAGAACTGCTGAACTTAATCCACCAAATAGTCCCTTAAAAAAGCCCTTACCAGAATTAGGGATGCTTGGACCGATGCCAGCAAAGCCCTCCAGACCACCTGTAGTAGATATCACCGCTTATCTCTCACTCACAGTTAAAG gtgcgCCAAGTGGTCAGTGCCAAACACCACATAAAGAATGTTCTGAGCCCACATTCACCTCCAACCCTGTGCTTGATGCCCCACAGTTTCCAGAGTTTGAAAACTCAGAGGTGGAACCTGCGGTGGGTGAAGCTGTAGACATTGCTGCATTAGACCTTGAAGCTCTCGACATAGTTTGCTCTGACGTTAAAACGCCCATCCAGTTTGAGGAAGCAGGTCGTGGGGCTCCAGAGCCTGACCGGTCAGTTCAGGAACCTGCAGAGACCTGTGAGATCTCTGTCGTCCGTGATCTGAATCTAGGCAGCCCAAACATAATTCCCCTTGATCCGGCCTGCTTCCCTGAACCAATTAACCTGTCGGAGTTTCCAGAGCTACCTCTACCAGAGCAGCAGTCCCAGAGCGACGTGTTAGCTGTAGATACGTTTGCTAACTCCTATGAGACTGATGTGGGGACTGCTGAGAGCCAGTCTTTACCAGAGGAAACTGAGCTCAGGAGTCATACATCGAACGATGAGATTCAAACCCATCTGAA AGAATACCAGCAGGACAACCACAATGAAACATCTGACGATGTGTACGAAGAGGTTGAGAGCATCAATAAATTCATCTCAGGCCAGATTTCAACCAAACAGAGAAGCAAATTGAAAA ATCCGTATGCTGACAACCACCCTATG AAGGAGGAGGTGTACGTTAACAGACGGCCGCGGCATCCATG GGGCAGCATAACAGGCGAACATGCTGCTCACGCGGCCCACCGTGCCCACAG CAAGGAACAGTCCAGCCCCAACTCTGCGGTCTATAAAGACCAGAGGAAGAGGGAGAAACAGCGGctggagaaggagaggaaggagcaaaaagagagagaaaagaaggagaatgaaatgaaaaagaagttCAAA GTGACGGGGAGTGAAGAGCCTCTGTACCACGCCAAGGTGATGGTGGCCAGTAAAGTTCGCAAGAATGACCTGCCTGTGAAGAGCGGGGACACGGTCAGCATCATCCGGACCACCAACTGTCCCAAAGGCAAATGGCTGGCCCAGGATGCCAACCACAAGT ATGGGTATATTTCAGTGATGAACGTGGAGCTAAATATAAAAGAGATGCTGGAACTCGGCAAAAAGGCTCAAACAGCCGGACGAGGAGGCAACGTGGAGGCAGATACCATCAGTATTGGGAGCag ATCCTCAACCTACCCCGTTCTAACAAGCAGTT tcaCAGATGACAGTGAGGAGTGGGCCTATGAGGACGACACCCTCTCTCCTTCCAGTGAAAGCCA CATTCCTCCTCAGCAGACTGCTTCAGAGCCTGAGATGT CATATGTTCCTGTGGACGCCCAGCAAACGCTGAGCGACGCCAACCTGGAAGACCTGCACACACA GATCAGACACGAAGCCCTGCAGAAACTGGCCTTCTTCCTCCAAGCCAACAAAAATGAAACCGGCGACGTCTCTGTTGGTGGAGGAGCAACTCCAAAGTACCGTATTCCTCATCCCTCGCTTCTCACAATATCTAAG CTTCTGTCATTCACACTGATAATAGGTGAAGGTAGACGAGGGTCCTCACAGATCACCCTACGGGCTCCACAGTCTAAACACTGCTCGGGGGCTCTGGTGAAATGGAAAACGGCTTcacttttatctgctttaagTAACCCGGAGACGAGCCGGTGCTGCATATTTCACAGACAGCAGTTCAAAGTTGATGTGACATTTGtatctgcttgttttttatctAGACTTCTTGTGCGCCGTTGA
- the si:ch211-188c16.1 gene encoding FYN-binding protein 1 isoform X6: MDEDGPIDFKALRAKFQKEGLLSQWKTSRPAVAEKPKHILSPGGHCSSLVSGTNAAEESNPPVVPRVFFRDGLRSSGGKQSISFSPQQTSPSSQPANGDGTAMQSLRGRNMPLVLPVLPLKDQRMDITTEREHKLELEPGKEVSPQNKFKKRGMLLPFKSVKATKVSAEDGEGPAGLTNRSCSSPGELPSAEKQGTEDRVSVQSEHAASEHSPSSPEILISPPPSESHVDSGNSNVSTVERTKKKFSRRQMLISAKTKILRSPDKTFPSPLKNPDSLGTNVLVPPAVCLPHLACISARPFSKASSSPWKPAFDFQLVREKVEQLSARTAELNPPNSPLKKPLPELGMLGPMPAKPSRPPVVDITAYLSLTVKGAPSGQCQTPHKECSEPTFTSNPVLDAPQFPEFENSEVEPAVGEAVDIAALDLEALDIVCSDVKTPIQFEEAGRGAPEPDRSVQEPAETCEISVVRDLNLGSPNIIPLDPACFPEPINLSEFPELPLPEQQSQSDVLAVDTFANSYETDVGTAESQSLPEETELRSHTSNDEIQTHLKEYQQDNHNETSDDVYEEVESINKFISGQISTKQRSKLKNPYADNHPMKEEVYVNRRPRHPWGSITGEHAAHAAHRAHSKEQSSPNSAVYKDQRKREKQRLEKERKEQKEREKKENEMKKKFKVTGSEEPLYHAKVMVASKVRKNDLPVKSGDTVSIIRTTNCPKGKWLAQDANHKYGYISVMNVELNIKEMLELGKKAQTAGRGGNVEADTISIGSRSSTYPVLTSSFCFSSVTDDSEEWAYEDDTLSPSSESHIPPQQTASEPEMSYVPVDAQQTLSDANLEDLHTQIRHEALQKLAFFLQANKNETGDVSVGGGATPKYRIPHPSLLTISKVKVDEGPHRSPYGLHSLNTARGLW, encoded by the exons ATGGACGAG gaTGGACCAATTGACTTCAAGGCATTGAGAGCAAAATTTCAGAAAGAGGGCCTTCTGTCTCAATGGAAAACCAGTCGACCAGCCGTTGCTGAAAAGCCCAAACACATCCTGTCTCCTGGAGGACACTGCAGCTCGTTGGTGAGTGGTACTAACGCAGCTGAAGAAAGCAACCCACCAGTGGTTCCCCGTGTCTTCTTCAGAGATGGTCTTCGATCATCTGGAGGCAAGCAATCGATTTCCTTTTCACCTCAGCAGACTTCTCCCTCATCTCAGCCAGCTAATGGAGATGGCACAGCAATGCAATCCCTCAGAGGTAGAAACATGCCTTTGGTGCTGCCGGTCCTGCCTTTAAAAGATCAGAGGATGGATATAACAACTGAAAGGGAGCACAAACTGGAACTGGAACCAGGAAAAGAAGTCTCTCCACAGAATAAATTTAAGAAGAGAGGTATGCTGCTTCCTTTTAAGTCCGTTAAAGCAACAAAAGTCAGTGCAGAAGATGGAGAGGGGCCCGCTGGTTTGACTAACAGGTCCTGTAGTTCTCCTGGTGAATTGCCCTCAGCGGAAAAACAAGGTACAGAAGACAGAGTCTCGGTTCAAAGTGAGCATGCAGCCTCCGAGCACTCCCCCTCTAGTCCTGAAATCTTAATCAGCCCCCCTCCTTCAGAGTCTCACGTTGACTCGGGCAACAGTAATGTTAGCACGGTGGAGAGGACCAAGAAGAAGTTCTCACGGCGGCAGATGCTAATTTCTgccaaaacaaagattttgcgcTCCCCTGACAAGACATTTCCTTCACCTCTGAAGAACCCTGACAGCCTTGGTACCAATGTGCTCGTACCCCCAGCCGTGTGTCTTCCACACCTGGCTTGTATTTCTGCACGACCGTTTTCCAAAGCCAGCAGCTCTCCATGGA AGCCAGCGTTTGATTTTCAGCTGGTAAGAGAAAAGGTTGAACAACTATCAGCGAGAACTGCTGAACTTAATCCACCAAATAGTCCCTTAAAAAAGCCCTTACCAGAATTAGGGATGCTTGGACCGATGCCAGCAAAGCCCTCCAGACCACCTGTAGTAGATATCACCGCTTATCTCTCACTCACAGTTAAAG gtgcgCCAAGTGGTCAGTGCCAAACACCACATAAAGAATGTTCTGAGCCCACATTCACCTCCAACCCTGTGCTTGATGCCCCACAGTTTCCAGAGTTTGAAAACTCAGAGGTGGAACCTGCGGTGGGTGAAGCTGTAGACATTGCTGCATTAGACCTTGAAGCTCTCGACATAGTTTGCTCTGACGTTAAAACGCCCATCCAGTTTGAGGAAGCAGGTCGTGGGGCTCCAGAGCCTGACCGGTCAGTTCAGGAACCTGCAGAGACCTGTGAGATCTCTGTCGTCCGTGATCTGAATCTAGGCAGCCCAAACATAATTCCCCTTGATCCGGCCTGCTTCCCTGAACCAATTAACCTGTCGGAGTTTCCAGAGCTACCTCTACCAGAGCAGCAGTCCCAGAGCGACGTGTTAGCTGTAGATACGTTTGCTAACTCCTATGAGACTGATGTGGGGACTGCTGAGAGCCAGTCTTTACCAGAGGAAACTGAGCTCAGGAGTCATACATCGAACGATGAGATTCAAACCCATCTGAA AGAATACCAGCAGGACAACCACAATGAAACATCTGACGATGTGTACGAAGAGGTTGAGAGCATCAATAAATTCATCTCAGGCCAGATTTCAACCAAACAGAGAAGCAAATTGAAAA ATCCGTATGCTGACAACCACCCTATG AAGGAGGAGGTGTACGTTAACAGACGGCCGCGGCATCCATG GGGCAGCATAACAGGCGAACATGCTGCTCACGCGGCCCACCGTGCCCACAG CAAGGAACAGTCCAGCCCCAACTCTGCGGTCTATAAAGACCAGAGGAAGAGGGAGAAACAGCGGctggagaaggagaggaaggagcaaaaagagagagaaaagaaggagaatgaaatgaaaaagaagttCAAA GTGACGGGGAGTGAAGAGCCTCTGTACCACGCCAAGGTGATGGTGGCCAGTAAAGTTCGCAAGAATGACCTGCCTGTGAAGAGCGGGGACACGGTCAGCATCATCCGGACCACCAACTGTCCCAAAGGCAAATGGCTGGCCCAGGATGCCAACCACAAGT ATGGGTATATTTCAGTGATGAACGTGGAGCTAAATATAAAAGAGATGCTGGAACTCGGCAAAAAGGCTCAAACAGCCGGACGAGGAGGCAACGTGGAGGCAGATACCATCAGTATTGGGAGCag ATCCTCAACCTACCCCGTTCTAACAAGCAGTT tttgtttttcctcagtcaCAGATGACAGTGAGGAGTGGGCCTATGAGGACGACACCCTCTCTCCTTCCAGTGAAAGCCA CATTCCTCCTCAGCAGACTGCTTCAGAGCCTGAGATGT CATATGTTCCTGTGGACGCCCAGCAAACGCTGAGCGACGCCAACCTGGAAGACCTGCACACACA GATCAGACACGAAGCCCTGCAGAAACTGGCCTTCTTCCTCCAAGCCAACAAAAATGAAACCGGCGACGTCTCTGTTGGTGGAGGAGCAACTCCAAAGTACCGTATTCCTCATCCCTCGCTTCTCACAATATCTAAG GTGAAGGTAGACGAGGGTCCTCACAGATCACCCTACGGGCTCCACAGTCTAAACACTGCTCGGGGGCTCTGGTGA